DNA from Synechococcus sp. CBW1108:
GCCTCCTGCCCAGCGCAGCCTCACCGACTGGGTCCGGTTGCTACGCAGCCAGCCAGACCCCGGTCTCTATGAGGGGGATCAGGTGCGGATCAGCGGATTTGTCTGGCCCCAGAAGGGCGACCAGCCCCAGTTGGCCCGCCTGCTGGTGCGCTGCTGTCTGGCCGATGCCACGCCGGTGGGCCTGCCGGTGCGCTGGCCCCCGGGCCAGGTGCCCAAGGCCGATCGCTGGCTGGCGGTGCGGGGCACCATGGCGGTGGAAGAGCACTACGGCCAGAAGCGCAATGTGGTGGTGGCGGAGCGAATCGCCGCCATTCCCCGGCCCAGACGGCCGCTGGAGCCATGAAAAGGTTGGGCCCCAACCCGGTGGGCCTCGTGCTGGCAGCGGGCATCGCCCTGGCCCTGCTTCAGCAACAACTGCTGCTGCGCCGGCCACCCCGCCTGCTGGAGCTGAGGTCCACCACGGCCAGCTCGGGCCCCGCGGCCCTGGATCTGCGCTTCAGCCGGCCGATGCAGCGCTCCAGCCTGGAGCGCTCCAGTGCCCTGGCACCCCAGCTGAAAAGCACCTGGCTGGGGGAAGGCAACCCCCTGCGCCTGCTGCTGCTACCCCAGCAGACCATCCGCGGCCCGCTGCAGCTGCTGCTGGCGGGGATCGACCGCCGCGGCCTGCCACTCCAGCGCCAGCGCTGGCACTGGGACCCCCGGCCCCGGCTGCTGGCGGTGGTGCCGGTGTCCGGAGGGGAGCAACTGCAACTGCAGCAACGGGATGGGCGCTGGCAGGCCCTGGGCCCGGTGTGGCCCCAGCTGGCCAACGTGCTGCCCCTCGGTGACGGCTCCGGTGTGGCGCTGCTCAGCGGGGATGGCAAGGGCGCTCACAAACTTTGGCTGTTGCCACTGGAGCAACAAAATTTGGTGCGCGAACCCAGCAGCCTGCGCAACCCGATCTCGGGGAAGCTCACACCCCTCCTTGATCAGCCCCTGCTGTTTGCCCACCTGAGCAGCAATCGCCGCGGCGACCTGCTGGTGCAGGCATCGACCACGGCCCTGGAGCCTGGCCAGACCCTGCTGATCAGCTCAAGCGGCAAGCGGCGACGCCTGGACCAGGCCGCCTCCGGGCCGATTCAGCTGCTGCCGGAAGGAGGCGCCATGGTGGTGCCGGAGCTGGAGGGGCTGACCCTGTACTCCCTTCCCAGCGAACCAGGGCGCCGCCAGGTGCTGCCGGGCAGCCGCGAGCTGAGCAGCTTCTGTCCGGTGAGCGGCCGGGCCCTGCTGGTGCGCCACTGGCCCGATTACACGCGCTCCCTGGAGCTGGTGGAACCCGGCCAGCCGCCCCGGCAACTCTGGATCGGCGGCGAGGCCGTGCTGGCCAGCGCCTGTGACCGGGGAGGTGAGCGGGTGTGGCTGGTCATCAGCGACTGGCGCCAGGGCGCCCAGCCCCAGTTGCTGGCCCTGGATCGCCGCGGCCTGCTGCAGCGTCAACGCTCGCTCGCCGGCTGGGAGGTGGAGCCCGGCAGCGCCATGGCCTTTGATCCCACTCGCCAGCTGCTGCTGCTGACCCTGCGCAACCGCGATGGTGCCAAGCCAGTGCTGATCGATGGCCACAGCCTGGGGCTCCAGCCCCAGGCCAAATCGGTGCGCCTGGCCCTGTGGCTACCGGCGGGCTGAGGATCTGGCTGCCCCCAGGGCCGCAAACGGCAGCAGAGCCATACAGAGCACGCCGATCAGGGGCCCGGGCGGCAAGTTCACCGCCGGCTGGATAGCCAGCAGAAAACCGGCTCCGCTGATCGCCATCCCCACCAGGGCCGAACGCCCAAGGGCCTGGCGCAGGCTGGACGCGCCTGCCAGGGCCAGCAGGGCCGGAGCCCCCATCAGGGCGATCACCAGCACCACCCCCACCGCCGTCATGGCACTCA
Protein-coding regions in this window:
- a CDS encoding TIGR03943 family protein codes for the protein MTALCLALWGIVLLGSSLSGRLDLLLRGVFHPLVGFSGVVLLVLAGAQLKGAWGQGRRPGAPRGWWLGAAVALLVLAIPPNPSFSDLATNRPAELGQEEALNFVLPPAQRSLTDWVRLLRSQPDPGLYEGDQVRISGFVWPQKGDQPQLARLLVRCCLADATPVGLPVRWPPGQVPKADRWLAVRGTMAVEEHYGQKRNVVVAERIAAIPRPRRPLEP